From a single Nymphaea colorata isolate Beijing-Zhang1983 chromosome 4, ASM883128v2, whole genome shotgun sequence genomic region:
- the LOC116253425 gene encoding uncharacterized protein LOC116253425: protein MASSLTSMSSLLWSRLALPWVLRLWKEWPSTRRSSSLVLVATRSWAVPSGCGRLRAARGVFDGISEKDAATRTPMLAGYVENARTCKTILLPFIGKHTSSPISSEGARTGGHQCYER, encoded by the exons ATGGCTTCGTCCCTGACAAGTATGTCTTCACTTCTGTGGTCAAGGCTTGCTCTTCCATGGGTTCTGCGTTTGTGGAAGGAGTGGCCGTCCACGCGCAGATCCTCGTCTCTGGTTTTGGTTGCGACCCGTTCGTGGGCAGTGCCTTCCGGGTGCGGCCGTCTTCGTGCTGCACGCGGAGTGTTTGATGGAATTTCTGAGAAGGACGCGGCCACAAGGACGCCAATGTTGGCTGGGTACGTGGAGAATGCACGGACATGTAAAACaattcttcttccttttataGGTAAACATACTTCCAGCCCGATTTCTTCCGAAGGTGCACGGACAG GTGGGCATCAATGTTATGAAAGGTGA